TGATCCTCACAGTGTCCCTGAGGCCCAGGGGCACGTGGGTCCACATGGGTCCTGCCCACGAGATGTGGCCCAAATGAGATTAGGCAGACTGGCTTTGGATCTGGGTCCAGATTTCTACAGATGTGAACCTCCCTGGGGCATAGACAGGGTGGGAAAGAAAAGTGAGTCTGAAGTGAGAATGCCATGCGTTGGGGAGAAGCAGTGAGGTTAGAGAGATGTCCAGCCCTTTGGAGTCCTTTGTGGGggttgtttagttttgtttttggccTTGAGGGGAGGCAGCCCTTACACAGAAGTCCTTGGAAAAGCGGGGAGGCGTGAGCGCCTGGCCCCTGTCTCTGCCGCCTCAAGAGTGAGGTCTGGGGTCTGCTCGGTGGTCAGCTGTCCCCCTGAGGCATGTGCCCAGCAGTCTCTGCCTTGAAGTGTACACTTCCAACCCAGGGCCTTGCATCTGGGGCGGGGCCTGGTGAACCCGGGTTCAGCAGCCAAGGCAGGAAGAAGCACAGGGTGGCGGAAACGGCCCTGCTTTCCAGGAGCACGAGGCCTGCATTCCTGAAAGTTCTGGAACCTGGAAGCACCTGCCAGTGGTGATCTCGTGGAAGGGCTCTCATGGAGCTTCCTGTGAGCCAAGAGACTGGAGAAAACTGTCAGGGAAAGGCTAATCCTCCTCTCTCACCCATGGAGGCCGGGTGTTGTAACCCGCCGGGAATCACCAGGAAATGTGCTAGGCGGCTGACGGGAGCTGACACGGCACCCCAATCCCCGAGggcctctcctcccagcccttGAGCCCCAGCAGCTAGGGAGCACGTGGAGGGAAAGCAGAGGGCACGGGACCGTAGATGAGGCAGAGAAGTGAGTCCTGACCCCAAACAGCTTGCTCAGCGAGCAACACGGCCTTTACCCAGTGCCAGGAGCAGCACAGGGCCAGGCGGTATGCGTGAAAGCGGGGCACCTCGGGCCCGGGGAGCTCAGGTGGCGTGGCTGGTGACAAGGCCACCACAAAGCACAAGCAACCTCTGAGCGTTTAGAGGTAGGGCCCGGAGACCACGTCTCCACTTCTGAATAGATCTGAGGTGTTGCACAGTTACCGTGAAAATGAGAAACCTTTATAAAGAGAGTCATCAGGGTGGTAAAGGGACCCAGACGAGACCATGTCAGGCTCAAGAAGCCGGGGCTGGGCTGGCCCGTGAGGTGAGGGAGCTCCAGGCCCCCAGCGGCCTCAGCCTGGGAGGGCGGCGCGGAGACCACAACCACGTTGTGGAGCCTTCCCCATCCTGAGGCGCAGACTGAGAACTGAGCAGCAGCTAGAGGACGCCTGGGCTCAGCGAAGGGGGGCTTTCTGCCAGGGAGAGTTGCCCTCTTTCTGTCGGGAGCTGGCCGCCTGTCTTTAGAGACAGCAAAGAAGGGCCTTGCAGAGGGACTCAGGAGCCCGACAGGAGGCTGACCGAGCAACAGGAGGCTGACCAAGGACCCAAGGCGGCTTCCGGCCCCACCACCCCATCTCCGGGAGCCAGTGGCCCAGAGGTGTGGCCCCTGGGTGGGTAGCGCCCCTCCTCGGGGCCGGGGGCTGGCACAGTGCGTCTTCCCGATCTGCCACCTGCAGCCCCAGCTCCTGGGTGTCTGTCACACACACCGCCCTCGCCCACAGGTGACGCTGGGGGACGGTCCCAGCGGAGACCTCTTCACCTGCCACATCTGCCAGAAGGCCTTCACCTACCAGCGCATGCTGAACCGCCACATGAAGTGCCACAATGACGTCAAGAGGCATCTCTGCACCTACTGCGGGAAGGGCTTCAACGACACCTTCGACCTCAAGAGGCATGTGCGCACCCACACAGGTGAGAGGGGCCCGCCCGGCGGCGAGGCCCAGCAGCCGCGTGGCTATGGCGGGGGGCCGGGGTGTTCGGGGCGGGcatccttctcccctccctcggGCCGCTGGGGAGTTGGGGCTCCTGTGccccagagctgggtccctgatgCCTGCGCTACCCTCCCTGCAGGCGTGCGGCCCTACAAGTGCAGCCTGTGTGACAAGGCCTTCACGCAGCGCTGCTCTCTGGAGTCCCACCTCAAGAAGATCCACGGTGTGCAGCAGAAGTACGCGTACAAGGAGCGGCGGGCCAAGCTGTACGTGTGCGAGGAGTGCGGCTGCACGTCCGAGAGCCAGGAGGGCCACGTCCTCCACCTCAAGGAGCACCACCCCGACAGCCCGCTGCTGCGCAAGACCTCCAAGAAGGTGGCCGTGGCCCTGCAGAACACCGTCACCTCCCTGCTGCAGGGCGCCCACCACGTCTGAGCGGCGGCGCCCCGAGAGGGTGGGGGCGCCTCCTCGCTGCCCCACCAGCCCGCCCTCTGCGGCTTCCTGCCGGAGCACCCAGGACAGGCCTGGAGCTGGCCACGCGTGCTCGCTCAGGCTGGCACTACTGACCTCTGTTTGTATTTGCACTGGTGTCTTTGGGCAGAGGCTGCTCTGAGCCTGGGCAGCCGTGTGGGGCAGGGCGAGGCCGGGACTGCCTTCCCTGTGGAGCAGCTGAATCCAAAGATAGGACTTCTTCCCAGACGAGGCACGGGAAGGTGATTCTCTTGTCCCTCGCCTCTGAAGCCCCAGGGCAGGGGCAGCTGGTTCCCCGTGGATGGCAGTCGGGTGCCCTTACAAAGGACACCCCGGCAAACGCCTGCGATGGAGGAGCTAGCGATGGCCCACCCGGCTGTGTTCCTCTTGCTCAGGGCTACAGGGCTCTGCTCGTTGACAGGGAGATGCACGTGCGTGTGCACAGCCGTGGACGTGCGTACACAGGAGGCCTTGCCACATATCACCTCATTTTTAAGAAGTCAACTACTGGTGCCAAggaggttttatttcttttttaaaaagatgacaagTGTacagatattaatatatttttggtgCCGATGGCGACTGCTTTTAAGAGAGGATGGAGCTGGCTTTTCTCCTCCCCACGCAGTTCTATTTATCCTGGACATTTCACACCTCCCCTGTGCCTCGGCTGTGGGGTGGCCGCCCTCACCCACCGTCATCTTTCCCAAGATATTTAATCGAAGACTTCCCTCCAGCCCTGGGGGAGGGTGCACTGCGCCCCGTTCTCCCCTCCTGACAGGTCAGCCCATCACAGCTTCTGCCCTTCCCTCCTTGGAATTCTGCCTCCTTCCGACATCCTTTCAAGGCCAGCCTCCGAGTGACCAAGAGCCCCCTGGCCTCCTGATGACAGACCATGGGCAGAACAACTCACCATTCCAGAGGCCGAGGGTTTGTCTGGCTGGGGCCGTGGGGCTAAGACCAGTGGTGGGGTGATGAGTCTGTGCTGCGCCCAGGGGTCCACCGCCGGCAGTAACAAGAAGAGTGCAGGGCCAGGCTGCGAGGTCTGCTCTTTCCTGGCTGAGTCAAAAACCCTAGGACAGGAGCAAAAAAAATGGGACAGAGTAATAACCAAACACATCAGAAGCTTCTGGAGGGAGAACAGTATGAGATGGTTAACCGGTTATCTTTGTAGCCTTTTTGCTGTTTTTCTAACGACAGGGTTGGCCCTTGAGCCTCTGAGGAGGGAGCCACCCCTGCACCCCTGCTCCATTAGAAGGACTcggccaggctcccctggcttTACCCGGGTTTCCTACTAAGAACAGGAAAGGGCTGTGGGTCAAAAGGGAGAGACAGGCAGGGGCTGGAGCTAGTCTGCCAAAGAATGAGAAGGCAAACTCGAAAGAGAGCACAGAGCAGGTGGAGCTGCCCTGCAAAGCCAAAGCCCAGGTGGACCCAGCCTTGGCCTCTCCTGCAGCATCCACACAGCCTGGGATGCGGGAGGGGGCCTTCTCTGACAAAGCTCTGAATGTGTGTGGATGGTTTTGGAAGAGTCTTGCTTCATTTTACTTTAGAGCCTGCAAGAGCTGCTGTATTCTGGAAGTTGTAATGTATAAAATAACTTTCTCTGGAAGTTCTGTCTTGTTTACATGTCTGTATCCCTGTGTTTGTTACCTGGTCATTGTTCATCTCTGTGTTCATTGCCTATCCAAGGAAGTTGCAAAGCTCTgtgttgtctgttttattttataactttccCCTCAGCTAGCAAAATAAAAGAATTGTCATTTTCTGTGTTTCAGCATTTTTGTTTTATAGGCTTTTTTTCCCCACCTACAGGGAAATTAATCAAAACAGTGGATACATTCTATTCAAAGTTTGAGCCTTTTACAGGTAGCAGTGGCCCTCAAGTCAAGACAAGAACCTGCTCGATTAAGTGGCCTGCCCATGGTCTAAGCAGTCAGTGCCTGCTGACCCCAGGACCCCGTTTTGTTCTCCATGGTGGCCACAGGGTCCAGTCTCTTCCCCATACCCTGCCAGGACCAGAGGAGGAAGAGCCGCATTCCCTAAATAGTAGGGCACGAAGTTCTTGTCAGTTCTGGGTCAGACACTTAGCTGTGGGGATGGTCACACCCACATAGCCTTTGTTCCAGGCCAGGCACATCGTGTATTAGCACCCTTGACCTTCCAGCCACACTGGGATGGGTGCACACTGCTGATGGGGAGGTTGACAGATGGCATGGCACCTCTAGGCAGCTCAAAGTAGAGGGAAACTTAGAGATCACCTGGCCGTGCCCATCACCTACCTAGGATCACTGGGGAGCCCTGATCGCTCTGGGACCTGGGTGCCTGAGTGCCCGTTCAGTGTTCTTCCATCACAGCCTCGCCAGGGATGGAGGAGGCGGCTGCCAGGCCTGGGCCCTTGGCGTACGTTCTGGGAGAAGGGTGGGTAGCCCTGGTGcagtgagaaaaaggaaaacattgatCTAACCTCCACAGCTCTTCCGTGTGAAGGCAGAGGGTGGAAGGGCCCCTAGCCCTCCCTGTGTCTCTTTAAATAGCCAGGCACAGAGGATTTCTTTTTATCTCTAGAAGCCTCCCAATGTGAATGACAAACCAAATcccatttttccatgtcccagGATGAGCAGAGCCCATTGTTGAAGCCCAGATGATTAACTGCTATGTAAACTTTAGCAGGAGCAAGGTTTCCCGGAAGCCAGGGATAGTGGCTGGGGGAGGGCTCCCTCTGAGGCTCTGCTGCCTCCCCTTCCTCAGCAGGGCTTGGGGGTGGGACGCCACTGACAAGGTCAGGCCAGACGGTCACATTTTGAGGGCCCGTAAAGATCTCTGGCTTCTGCAGGATGGCTGCCGAGTGTGAGCCTCCGCGGACAGGGAAAGAGGCTgcagccaggcagagggaagagatgaATGCAAGTCAATGTATAACTACGGCTAAGTGGTGTGGGCCGACCAATGACCAATGTGGTGGGACCCAAAAAGGAGGCTTTTGCATTTGAAAGAGTAAAGATTTCTTGGAAGAGGTGGGGTTCAGTTGGGCCGGAAAAAATGGGAGGGtctgaagagaacaaaagaggaggGAAGGCGTTTCTGGGAAGGTAAGGGTAGGATCAGACCCAGAAGAGAGGAGGTGTGCGCCCTGCACTGGGCGGAGGTCCTCACCAGTCCCATTGCCAGTCTCGACGCTGTCATTCATTCAGCCACACCACGGGTGTTTTTTGAGCCCTGCCCAGGTGCCAATAAGAACTGGTAACAACGAGAAACAGAAGAGCTGGCTGGGACCTAGCAAGACGTCTGGCCTAAAGGAGGATGGAGGGAGAGTCATTTATACAGCTAAAAGCAAAGCAACCAAGTGCAGGGCAGAGGGAACTTTACAACACCAGGAAGTGCGGTGAAGATTTAGACTGTATATTTGTATGCATTTTCTAATGTTTTTACAATGAACATATATTATCTTTTATAATCAGAAGAAAATTAAGTTATAAAACAATTCAGCGCTTGAAGTTCAACGCGTCACTGGGGATGGAGGTGCCCAAAGGAGTGCCAGTGTGACCCTGGGgtcggtgggggtggggagagagcagagaaagggcttccctggtggctcagatggtaaggaatccgcctgcaatgggggaaaactgggttcagtccccgggttgggaagatcccctggaggagggcatggcaacccactccagtattcttgcctggagaatccccatggacagagaagcttggtgggctatagtccatggggtcccggaGAGTCTGAcccgattgagcaactaagcacacaggacTTGAGGCCCAGCCCTGTCTCTGGCTGTCTGTGGGGCCTTGGGCAAGCGACCGAACCCCTcagtttttcatctataaaatgaggcgGCTCCCCAAGTTGAAAGGTCCTTTTTGTCCTAACGACTTCATGTCTCTAGGCCCCTATCTCAATAAAACCCCTAAAGAAACTCACTGACAAACTGCAGTGGAGGAGGTGCAGAAGGCTGAGAAGGTTGTCCTGCAAGTGGGGAAGATCAACCACACGGCTGCCGACTTGAAGCAGGGGGAAAGGCTCATTCCAGTGGATCCAATGGGCAGAACCTGGGCAGAGAGGTGAGCATCAGAGGGGCGCAGGCCCCCACTGCAGGGAGCCCTGGGGCAGCAGCTCAGAAGGGATGCAACCCCAGGCAGGGTGCCTGGGGTCTGCTGGCTGGGCCTGGGAAGCCATTTGTCAGGAATTTCTGCAGGGACTCAAGTTGGGGGGCTGAAGGCTAGACAAAATAATCTTCAAGACTTCCACCCATGGAATTCTAAGAGGTTGAGCAGTGGTCATGACTTCCAAGCCCAAAAAATGAGAGTGAAGAGAATGGAATGGAAAAGGAAACTTTGGATGGGGAAGACCAGTTGGGAGCCTGGGCTTGGgtggttttgccaagagaagggcTCCCCTGGCTGGTCCTTGGGGCCACCCAGGAGGAGCCCACTCCCTCAGGCAGTCACCTGACCCAGGATGTCCCACCCTCTTCATGTCCCAGACCAGCCTGCCCTCTGTCCTCCTCATCCCAGCCCGGTTCCCCAGTTCCTAGAGTATGCtttgaatttt
This window of the Capra hircus breed San Clemente chromosome 29, ASM170441v1, whole genome shotgun sequence genome carries:
- the OVOL1 gene encoding putative transcription factor Ovo-like 1, coding for MPRAFLVKKPCVSTCKRNWSELPDEERGEIYVPVSLGFCPPQPYQEPEPSVAEPPSCPLALDMSLRNSSYSVTPGPCVVAQLPSEDMSRLAGPQSRDHGFLRSKMKVTLGDGPSGDLFTCHICQKAFTYQRMLNRHMKCHNDVKRHLCTYCGKGFNDTFDLKRHVRTHTGVRPYKCSLCDKAFTQRCSLESHLKKIHGVQQKYAYKERRAKLYVCEECGCTSESQEGHVLHLKEHHPDSPLLRKTSKKVAVALQNTVTSLLQGAHHV